In Mugil cephalus isolate CIBA_MC_2020 chromosome 7, CIBA_Mcephalus_1.1, whole genome shotgun sequence, the sequence CAAATGACTGGCCCGTTAAATTATTTCCTTCTTCTGACAAATTGAGAGTAACACCCTCTATACCCATCTCAAGTGCTTTATAACACCATCGCCACCCATGTTAACGCTGCTAGTTAACAATCCATCCTTATAACATCAAATCATAATCCTTGTCCTTTACAGTGTAGATTAGATAAAACAATCAAAgttcatttttgatttattgtttcaaaaagaaataaacctcATTTATGTACAAGGGCATGAACATAGCAGACAAAAAGAATGAACAAATGTGTTGCTTATTTACTTACTATAGGGCTtgcgttttcattttggatATTGATCTGTCTGAGCAGCCTGCACTCATAGTCCTGATCCATGATGCCTGAAAACAGGGTCGGGGgacaacacaataataaaatcagaaacCAGTTACCTACTCAAGCAATACACTGATTATCAATACGGCATCAATAGGCAGTTTCAGTACTACAGCCGCGTATACGTGATCCTTAGTGATTCTGTTTCGGTAGCTGACTGATGTGTATCCTATATTTGACATTATATTGGATAAACCCATCATTCGGTTGAAATAGATGCATGTTAACAATCAACTACAGAAAAGAGACCTCGGAGGAGTCGTTTAATGATAACACAgtctaaaacaaagaaattcatAAGAAGactaataaatataataaaggaAAAACTCTGCAACCTTTGTTAAATTCTCAGTCCGACAAGCTGACTGTGGGTAAATCGGTTAGTAAATGACAGTATGACATTAGTTACAGTGCAGATGATCGCACCCGATCATCTGCACTGTAACTAATCTGTGGGTGGGCTCAGTCTAATATGCTAACAACAGCACTTAAATTGTCTTTGTGAAAACTAGCACATTGTAAATTTAGCGGCATCTTAACAGCAGGGATTTGGTAGCATGTTCctggacacaaaaacatactTGCGCTTACTATCGTCGATCTGTTACCGTGGCAGTCAAATGCATCAAAAGCCAAGTAATCCAATCAACCAGCATAGAGAGCTATGCTACAGCTAACGCTAGCTCTCCGGCTAATGCATTCTAACATTGTTTGTTCACAATCTACACTTATATTGACACCTACCGGCCGCTCAGAGACGCCTCCTCTTTACGCGCTGTTTGATTTTTGCCTCGGCGTGGACAATTCCAAATGAAATGAGCAGTTTTATGTCCCTTtcaaggttaaaaacaaaacacacaaaacacaaatgttttcctttgccGAGCGTTCAATTTGGGTTCGCTAAGCATCACGGGAAAAAATGTGACGTCACCGCTTTTGAATCACACATTTTTCGGTTGCTAAGGAAACGTGTCTCACACAGCTGTTATCGTCATGTGGGCAGACGGGTGAGCTATGTCAAATGCCTTtaccaaaaaataaagcatttaattaacagataaTTAACAGGTCATGCAAACCGGAAATCAGTGGCAGTCGTCTTGGTCCTTATCATagctaaaaaataattatacaaTTAACAGGTTAAAAGCCAGTGATTTTATTACTTTAGATATTTGCTCATTCATGTTTAGACATCAACATTGATacatctttcattttttccactGCTTCACATCTGcacttcattttattcagtgtttttataaaatacacATCTGCTACTGCGCATTAACCTGTCCTCTGTGTGGTTTGAATGCATCATTGGATTGactgaatacaaaaaaaaatattttgatgaACAGAAGACACACAGGATGAATTTACAGTATATTTCGAATGGCTTTATTAGTATAAAAAGAGATGCCAGTGAAACATGTGGAACATAACCAAGTAAAAACAGACTACACACATGTgcaaaagctttaaaatgaagACACATTCAGTGACATATGAAACTTGTGGATAGACTCTGGACCATTGAATAAATATTCCACCAACTTGCAGGACACAACAAAGCCTTATAGTGAAATCAAGAGCATATTAAAATGTGCCGTGAAACTGCCTGGTTTTCCAACGTGGTCCTACAGGTTACCTAAAGGAATCTGATCCAAAGTGCCACAGAAAAGGTACAGTAGGTTCAAGTACACCTGATTTTAAAAACCCTCAACACTCAGTAATATGTGcaaagattttgtttttaaaactaaacagaCTAAATAGGCTATAAGACAAATACATGTCAGGACAGCAAAAATAAGTTTGTTAcgtttgttttccaaaaattgAGCTTAACATGCGGCTCAACTCAGCAGATCAAATAGCTAATGACGTTTAAGGCAGTAACACTGCCAaaggtttttaaatgttgtgttaatCATAAACTGGATTACTGGATTAACACTGTTTGAGAGCAAATGTTGGTACGTCTTGGATTAACTCTTGTTAAACGCAGACATGCTCATATTACTAATAGTCCAGAATGAAAGTCACAGCCTCCAGCCTAAGTACAATCAGTGGTTCTTAAAGATCACATTGACTGAAGATACAGCATGGTCAGTAGAAAATATACTATAAAACATATCTATACAGACATTTGATTGACTTAAACAGAAatctaaacattaaacaaaaaaaaaatacaaaatcccctaaaccaaacagaaaatatCGTTAGCTGAAGATGACACAGAAGGAATAATGTGAGCAGTAACTTCACATGGCCTTAGATACTAAATGAACAGCGTGTAAATGAAATGCCATGGTTTTCAAATCAATTGAGTAACTGTTGGAATGACAGAgtcaactaaaacaacaaaattgcaTATCAGGACACCATCTACAGGGAGGCGGTATCTCGAGGCATAAGCTGCAGACCGTTGCTGACCTGGAAGCGGGTTTCATCTGATATGCCGTATTGCTCTAAAGGGTCCTGTGGAGAAAGAAGGCAACGATTAAAGACTAGCTagagaaacagaatcaaactttacatgaaataaaattaatcagTATGTTCCTGCGTAACCCCAGTGGTGTCTACTCATGCTGAAAGTCTGGGTTTTACTTGTGAAGGATGTGCGGTTTTCAGAATTCTGGCTCCTCTCCAGGTCCAGAGAAGGAACCGTCCCCTGGGACTAGGAACATTTGGAAGCACTTTGTAGAGCTTTTCACTGCAGGGCCTAGGTTCTAAAATAAGTTCCTGGGACAGTATTTCACGCTAATAAAAGCCTCTATTgatgcaaaaattacatttacaacCCTTTCCAAATGTCTGCAGACTACTTTACACAGATTTGATAGTGGACTCAAAGACACGAACTGAATCTTTTGCATGGAAGTTGCTTTTGTCAAAAATGTCCGTTTATGTCAAAACATCTGGGTCATCCTGAGTAACCAGGACATTGTCTCTAGAAAAACACCATGGTAACTGAACCTTTTTTTATGCTTGCTATATTTAGCAAATATAGCAAGCATGTCAAAAatagagtaaaaaataaatgtcaactGAGTAAATTAATCTCAGCACCGGAAATTTCAACAAAACCCAAACTATCATCTGACTGATACTAAGTCGACATCAGCAGGTGAGGCATGGCGCACACAATGTCAGTGTAATTCATTCTCATGGCATGACACTGCTGATAGTAACACTATTGGTGTGGCATTTGGTGCACTGACATGCTGCTGTGAGGGGTCTTACCTTCCCAGTGAGCCTGTGGATTTCAGTTCGATAAAATATCAAGTTCTTCCTCATGAACTCATAACTGCAAGAGATGAGGCAATACATAAATTTGAGGCTTATAACACTAAAAGTACACACGATTAACAATTTTTTGGTTCGGTACATTTACTGCAGTTTTATTACtctaatattgctgtaatacagaaaaatattatCATTTCTGAAATACTTAAGTACCAGTTCCACACCAGACAACCAGAAAGCTATGGCTGTGTGTTGATTGTCAGCTAAACCAAAATAACCCAGCTcatatacagtggtgtgaaaaagtgtttgcccccttCATACtttaatgtttcagatcatcaaacaaatttaaatattagttcaagtaaacacaaaatgcagtttttaattcTTTGAATCTCAGCATGGTGTCTAGCTATTGAgaatcttttggtctacttcactttgtcaggcagctCCTAtagaagtgatttcttgattgagaacaggtgtggacGTAGTAAGACCTGGGTGTGGCTGGACAAAcggaactcaggtgtgataaacaaaagttatgttttaacagttGGGTGCAATCACTTTTCCACACAGGGCcaatgtaggtttggatttagttttttccttaataataaaaaccttcatttgcattttgcatttgcttATGTTATCTTTGTCCTATATTTTAATTAGGTTGACCATCTGAAATATGTATGGGAgataaacatgcaaaaaataagaaatcaggaagtgtCAACTCTTTTTCATGATACTGTAACTCATATTTGCCGTCTATTACAAAGtcattcatgcttttatttctcccACACTTGACTATAGCAACACTCTTTATCTGCAGGAGAAACATCCAAAGACTGAAGTTAATATAACAGGCTTTTAAACTGCTCAATTACCTAAACCTTTGTGCATTTAACTAGCAACCTTTGAGTTTTAGAATTGATTTGAAGATTTTACTGCTTCTTTTAAAAGCCCCGAAGGGACAGAGTCCTGTCTATGTCTGTTATTCACCAACTCCTCAGATTATTGCCTTAAAACACGTTCTTCCTGAGACTTGTTGTATAGCTTATATGATTATTATATCTTAAGCCATTTTCTAGTTACATTATTATGTAGCTACTATCATCATTATGTGCTGTAGATATAACCTTTAAGATCCAACCATTTTGACTCATGTTTGGGAGCATTATTCTCTCCCAGTAAGACAAGTAGGGGTGGTGATGGACCGTCAGAAAGCCgctcaacacaacaaacaacactgcTGACATTGTGTCTCTGGAAACTGCAAAATCATCTGTGACAGTTTCACCCATGTGAGTCTGTTACTTGTGGCTAAAACACAACATGAGATTATCACCAACAGAGTTCAAGCAGCATTGCAAACCAGATTCAGACAAAAGCCACAAACGATCCTAAAAAGCGATGTTCAAAGTTGTAGAGAACAGCTGACAGTTGTCAATATGAGTGTCGCTTTCTAATTaagcaggaaaaacagaaaaataataactatTTATTTGACCATTTGTAGCACTCATAACACCTGACTCAAtctttgtaatttttttaaatgaaatacatACTGAAGCATGTAAAATGTAagacaaatataaatgtctATCCAAACTATACCTACTATAATGTCTTCCAAATGCAACATACACTTGTTTTCTAGTTTACTAGGTACACTAGTGATTATATTCTAACAATttctaatacaacagtcctgGGCTAAATCTTAGCCTCATGAAGACTGAGGTATTCggaatttgtttaaaataactaagaGAGCTGTTGACAAAAGCGTGTagtcattttggaggctgtagtgtgtagtactattgaattaCATTGTGTTGTACAgagacatgtttctattattttaacaaccctattttagtcagtgggctaggctaaataacataAACACTTCTCGATTTAATTCAGCAACAGCGCCACAAAACCACATCCTCCAGTTGAATTAGCATGTTTCttacactgtttcaacataaaccaaacattattaacagtcatgaaggggggTTTAGTGCAGAACTGTTAAATAAGAATGTTTTAAATAGAGTCTATGATTAAACTTTGGCTTTTGATGGGTTAActttctcagtttttatttttttattataaattggTAACTGGTAATGAGTAAGAAAAAATGTTGTTCCTACCTCGCTTTGATGATGGAGTCTACCCACTTTCCACACAGCTCCTCAGTGTCACACTCAAACAAGTACTTCCTTTCCGCTTCATCCAGAAAGGCTACGCACAGAAATTCAAGTCAAGTTATTAGTGACACATTTTCAGCGACGTATTAACAGATTGAAGAGCATCAGCACAGGCTACAAACTCACTCCCTGACATGGAGAACTTGAAAGCAGCCAGAGGGCAGAAAGTGTGTGTTACTGTCAGTGAAAGGGGAAGTGTGAGGATGCTGTGGCTCACCAATAGAGAAGGTCTGACTGTCCTCTCTCTCCACGCGACACTGCTCCAGCAGCAAAGCTCCAATCGGCTGACAAAGAAACACTCAGTTAATTCTGATTCAGCAGACTTTTACAACACATTGCTTTATCAggacacatgcaaaaaaaatggattCTGAAAACATACAATAGGACAATCAATACATGGACAGGTGTTAAAACATTGATTCAActgacctcctcctcatcagtccggaaataaaagaggaaattgACGACGAGTTTCACCAGCCTCTTCTTTAtaactgtgtgttttaaaaaaaaacaatatagtAAACTCATCGGTATAATGAAGACTCGGTGTGCAGTAAGTGAGGACTGCCGCGAACAGCATCCATGTCTTCACGTTAGCTGCTGTTTACAAGAAATGAAACGGAAGTGATAACAGCTGTGTTACCGTCTCCTTTTTTGGGACCTCGCATCCCGAGTTCAGCTGCCATCTCTGAAGGCTGGCGGCTCAGGGCGACCAGCTCCTTCTCGTTAAAACGCATCACGGCCACGCAGGTACACACGTTTTGGAGAGAGACGGAAAGACGCAGGGACAAGGTGGCTAATGCCGACACATTTCTGCGGCCAAAAACATAATAATCAAAGTGGATAAGCGCAGTACAGTCTTGTAATTGTTCTGTTTAAATCCCCGAGTTCACGTCGATTCCTTATCTGATGTCCTCGAAATGTGTCGGACTGCGTTTGGTCATTTCTGCGGTCAAGTAAATACCTTGGTGCTACGCACCGAAACCGAACACGCACACGGACGCACACACCCCTGACTACTGGATGGCTAGTGACCCTCCTCTGACACGGTAGCCGGTGAGGGTCAAACTAAGCGAGCAGCCCTGTTAATGTGGTCGAAAGTCTCCAGTCACCATCTGCAACGCGCTGTAACAGGTTATAATTGAAAAAGaattatgtatatataataaaaaatcaataaaacacacattttttagaGAAAGACAAtctaaaatagagaaaaaaaactaaataaaattattcGCCGCTCCAGTCCAGGAGGTGGCGGTAGCGTACATGTAGCTGTTAGTCCATGGACGCAAAGCGCATGCGCACTAAAGATTTCCGTTGGCGTGATCCTGTCGTTTTGAGTTGGTGAGTGTTTCGCACAAAGTAAAGCGattgtaatatttctgttttaattgttgtGTTGACGTGTAACCAAACAACCGATCAATACACCCTGCGAACTAGCTCCTTTTTACCATTTGTTCGCTTGTTCAGATTTGATAAAAGCTAATAACTACTAGCTAGTGAgtagcttagcattagcattgctACAATTCATTCTATCGTTAGCGTATCTGTGTGCTAGCATACTGTTAGCTAACTCGACGTTGTTGGgatcatgttttcatttgcgATGTAAAGGAATATATTTTCATTAGATATCACGGCTACATAAACGTGTTTTTACGTTTTCGTTTTACTTCTCAGCATTTACACAGATTCCTTGCAAGGGTCAAAAATGAATGTAATGCAACCTAGTGATTTTTATGTAGGCAAGATtcaggaaattgttttgtctaAGGGTCTCCAGATAACAGAGATCATAATTGTGACCAGACATGGACATAAGAGTACgcgtcaaggagaaaaaatagaataagataaaa encodes:
- the plekhj1 gene encoding pleckstrin homology domain-containing family J member 1, which gives rise to MRFNEKELVALSRQPSEMAAELGMRGPKKGDVIKKRLVKLVVNFLFYFRTDEEEPIGALLLEQCRVEREDSQTFSIAFLDEAERKYLFECDTEELCGKWVDSIIKASYEFMRKNLIFYRTEIHRLTGKDPLEQYGISDETRFQVSNGLQLMPRDTASL